DNA from Gemmatimonadota bacterium:
ATAGTTTGTTTAAACTGCTATTGGAAGTGATGGCAGGGTCTTGAGAAAGGAAAACGGATGCCTCGTGGGCGGTGTCATTTTGCGCTGGTGCTCGGGTTGCAGGTACAGCTCGAGCGCGATTTGCCTGAGGTCGGTGCTCTAAATCGGCGGTATTTGCCGGATCTTGTGGCGGGTTCTATGGCGCCGGATGCGATGCGTTTGCTCGGGAAGATGGGTAAGTACGGATCGCATTTTTATACGGAGGAGCAGCGCGAGACGTGGGGCAAATCCGTTTCGGGTATGTTTGAGGCGCATCCCAATCTGGCGGATTATCAGAATATGGATCCGCGAGATCGCGTTTTGTTGATGGGGTATATTGCGCATTTGACGACGGATGAAGCGTTTCGCGATGAGGTGACGATTCACGTACACGGCGTTGAGGACTGGCGGCCCATTATTTATGGGTTGTGGTCTTATGTAGATGAATTGCCGATCAATTATCCAGGTGTCGCGGGAGTGCTGGATCAGTTTGATGGACGTGGAGAGGTGGGGTTTATTGATCGCGAAATAGTATCTCGATTTGTGCGGCGTGCGCGGGGATGGG
Protein-coding regions in this window:
- a CDS encoding zinc dependent phospholipase C family protein produces the protein MPRGRCHFALVLGLQVQLERDLPEVGALNRRYLPDLVAGSMAPDAMRLLGKMGKYGSHFYTEEQRETWGKSVSGMFEAHPNLADYQNMDPRDRVLLMGYIAHLTTDEAFRDEVTIHVHGVEDWRPIIYGLWSYVDELPINYPGVAGVLDQFDGRGEVGFIDREIVSRFVRRARGWAENADPVVLEQIFLKMIGRPLSDDMEKHLAENRRRADAFFDENIKARFVDEAIARGRDEIEKFVSGAYSR